In Dasypus novemcinctus isolate mDasNov1 chromosome 10, mDasNov1.1.hap2, whole genome shotgun sequence, one DNA window encodes the following:
- the AKIP1 gene encoding A-kinase-interacting protein 1 isoform X2 — protein MENYLAAAALNGVNRLTLQRSARLGQEVLERAKRRAVDWHSLELPKGSTGVLAWEGLDHERRPEPGPQRLFLGQKYFSSVPEEGGATHVYRYHRGKSELHLCSERGSGHRKDISLDLGGINQASECDPEASQPAENISKDLYIEVYPGTYSVTVGSNDLTKRTHVVAVDSGQSVDLVFPV, from the exons ATGGAGAACTATCTGGCGGCCGCGGCGCTGAACGGGGTGAACCGACTTACCCTGCAGCGCTCGGCTAGGCTGGGTCAAGAAGTGCTGGAGCGGGCCAAGAGGAGGGCGGTGGACTGGCACTCGCTGGAGCTCCCCAAGGGCAGCACGGGGGTCCTTGCCTGGGAGGGGCTGGACCACGAAAGACGGCCAGAACCCGGTCCCCAGCGCCTTTTCCTAGGACAG aaatatttttcatctgtGCCAGAAGAAGGAGGGGCAACCCATGTCTATCGTTATCACAGAGGAAAGTCAGAGCTGCACCTATGCTCAGAAAGAGGGAGTGGTCAC AGAAAAGACATATCCCTTGATCTTGGAGGCATCAATCAAGCATCAGAGTGTGACCCAGAGGCATCCCAACCT GCTGAGAACATCTCTAAGGACCTCTACATAGAAGTATATCCAGGGACCTATTCTGTCACTGTGGGTTCAAATGACTTAACCAAGAGGACTCACGTGGTAGCAGTTGACTCAGGACAAAGCGTGGACTTGGTTTTCCCTGTTTGA
- the AKIP1 gene encoding A-kinase-interacting protein 1 isoform X1: MENYLAAAALNGVNRLTLQRSARLGQEVLERAKRRAVDWHSLELPKGSTGVLAWEGLDHERRPEPGPQRLFLGQREERHPTLSASFRTMAEFMDYTSSQCGKYFSSVPEEGGATHVYRYHRGKSELHLCSERGSGHRKDISLDLGGINQASECDPEASQPAENISKDLYIEVYPGTYSVTVGSNDLTKRTHVVAVDSGQSVDLVFPV, encoded by the exons ATGGAGAACTATCTGGCGGCCGCGGCGCTGAACGGGGTGAACCGACTTACCCTGCAGCGCTCGGCTAGGCTGGGTCAAGAAGTGCTGGAGCGGGCCAAGAGGAGGGCGGTGGACTGGCACTCGCTGGAGCTCCCCAAGGGCAGCACGGGGGTCCTTGCCTGGGAGGGGCTGGACCACGAAAGACGGCCAGAACCCGGTCCCCAGCGCCTTTTCCTAGGACAG agagaagaaagacacCCAACCCTCAGTGCTTCCTTCAGGACAATGGCTGAATTCATGGACTATACTTCAAGTCAGTGTGGG aaatatttttcatctgtGCCAGAAGAAGGAGGGGCAACCCATGTCTATCGTTATCACAGAGGAAAGTCAGAGCTGCACCTATGCTCAGAAAGAGGGAGTGGTCAC AGAAAAGACATATCCCTTGATCTTGGAGGCATCAATCAAGCATCAGAGTGTGACCCAGAGGCATCCCAACCT GCTGAGAACATCTCTAAGGACCTCTACATAGAAGTATATCCAGGGACCTATTCTGTCACTGTGGGTTCAAATGACTTAACCAAGAGGACTCACGTGGTAGCAGTTGACTCAGGACAAAGCGTGGACTTGGTTTTCCCTGTTTGA